The Pseudorhodobacter turbinis genome contains a region encoding:
- a CDS encoding TRAP transporter small permease subunit: MIIKAIDTLNEVVGRVVSVVAIVFAAMIIFDVIMRYVFNAPTRWAFDVTKQLYGFYFVMLGGYALRHQSHVRVDLVTETLGNTARRWVEVAGYLIFFFPFAWVFVTRSWDFGMKSWQQGETTYGSVQLPVYPLKLAMAAAAFLLLIQGISEVLKLILGREVPHHDS; encoded by the coding sequence ATGATCATCAAAGCGATCGACACTCTGAATGAGGTCGTTGGCAGGGTTGTGTCTGTGGTAGCAATCGTTTTCGCTGCCATGATTATTTTTGACGTAATAATGCGATATGTTTTCAACGCCCCGACGCGCTGGGCCTTTGATGTCACCAAACAGCTATACGGCTTTTATTTTGTGATGCTGGGCGGTTACGCGCTGCGCCATCAATCGCATGTGCGTGTTGATCTGGTGACAGAAACGCTTGGTAACACGGCGCGGCGCTGGGTTGAGGTTGCGGGTTATTTGATCTTCTTCTTCCCCTTTGCTTGGGTTTTCGTAACCCGCTCTTGGGATTTCGGGATGAAGTCATGGCAGCAGGGAGAGACCACCTATGGTTCGGTCCAGCTGCCGGTTTACCCGTTGAAACTGGCGATGGCCGCCGCGGCTTTTCTTTTGCTGATACAGGGTATCTCGGAAGTGCTGAAACTTATTCTTGGACGCGAGGTTCCGCACCATGACTCCTGA
- a CDS encoding FAD-dependent oxidoreductase — MNAKAFPHLFTPLTIRGTTLRNRIMSTGHDTLLPHGGQVSDEYIAYQEARARGGAGLIVTQVAGVHETARYTAHLLMATDDDCIPGFRKLAEACHAHGAVVISQLFHPGREIMEGANGLLAVSYSASAVPNERFKMMPRAMDKAMIDEVVQGYADAARRMWQAGFDGVEFVGSHGYLPAQFLNPLVNLRTDGYGGSPENRLRFLQEALAAMRAATDENFIIGMRLSASERDEGGLTIEDALQASRALQEQLDYLSLTVGTSATLGGAVHITAPMNFPAAYVAPEVARFKKALTIPVFATGRINQPQEAEAMLARGEADVCGMTRALICDPVMPNKAEAGQVDDIRACIGCNQACIHHFHKGLSISCIQHPETGRELRFGSKPQAASPRKIMVIGGGPAGLKAAATAAERGHDVTLYEAAAQLGGQALLAQLLPHRAEFGGIITNLASECGRAGVTIVKGQTVDAALIDETAPDAIILATGAVPFLPDIESDGEMQILGAWEVLRREARAGARVVIADWRADWIGMGLAEMLAADGSNVRLAVNAPMAGDTIPYYVRDTMLGNLHRLGVEVIPYARLFGTQDDTVFLQHTASQEPIILEGVDSLVLSLGHRPQDDLQDCIRVRGIELHQIGDAMSPRTAEEAVYEGMIAGTSV, encoded by the coding sequence ATGAACGCCAAGGCATTCCCGCATCTTTTTACCCCGCTGACGATCCGGGGCACCACTTTGCGCAACCGTATCATGTCCACGGGCCATGACACGCTGTTGCCCCATGGCGGGCAGGTCTCGGATGAATATATCGCCTATCAAGAGGCCCGTGCCCGTGGGGGGGCCGGTCTGATCGTGACGCAGGTGGCAGGCGTGCATGAGACCGCGCGCTACACCGCGCATTTGCTGATGGCCACCGATGACGACTGCATCCCCGGCTTTCGCAAACTGGCCGAGGCCTGCCATGCCCATGGCGCGGTGGTGATCTCGCAGCTGTTCCATCCGGGGCGTGAGATTATGGAGGGCGCGAATGGTCTGTTGGCGGTGTCCTATTCCGCCTCGGCGGTGCCGAACGAGCGGTTCAAGATGATGCCGCGTGCGATGGACAAGGCGATGATCGACGAGGTGGTGCAGGGATATGCCGATGCCGCCCGCCGGATGTGGCAGGCGGGGTTTGACGGGGTGGAGTTTGTCGGCTCGCACGGCTATTTGCCCGCGCAATTTCTGAACCCATTGGTGAACCTGCGCACCGATGGTTATGGCGGCTCGCCCGAAAACCGTTTGCGCTTCTTGCAAGAGGCTCTGGCCGCGATGCGCGCCGCCACGGATGAGAATTTCATCATCGGCATGCGGCTTTCCGCCTCGGAGCGCGACGAGGGCGGGCTGACGATAGAGGATGCCTTGCAGGCCAGCCGCGCCTTGCAAGAGCAGCTTGACTACCTCTCGCTGACGGTCGGGACCTCGGCCACTCTGGGCGGTGCGGTGCATATTACCGCGCCGATGAATTTCCCCGCCGCCTATGTCGCGCCCGAGGTGGCACGCTTCAAAAAGGCGCTGACGATTCCGGTTTTTGCCACTGGCCGCATTAACCAACCGCAAGAGGCTGAGGCGATGCTGGCGCGCGGCGAGGCGGATGTCTGCGGCATGACCCGCGCGTTGATCTGTGATCCGGTGATGCCCAATAAGGCCGAGGCGGGGCAAGTGGATGATATTCGTGCCTGTATCGGCTGCAATCAGGCCTGTATCCACCACTTCCATAAGGGGCTTTCGATCAGCTGTATCCAGCATCCCGAAACCGGACGAGAGCTGCGCTTTGGTTCCAAGCCGCAGGCGGCCTCCCCCCGCAAGATTATGGTGATCGGCGGTGGTCCTGCGGGGCTGAAGGCGGCGGCCACCGCGGCCGAGCGTGGCCATGATGTCACCCTTTATGAGGCCGCAGCCCAGCTTGGCGGGCAGGCGCTTTTGGCGCAGCTTTTACCGCATCGCGCGGAATTTGGCGGTATTATCACCAATCTGGCAAGTGAATGCGGGCGCGCGGGGGTAACGATTGTCAAAGGCCAGACTGTTGATGCCGCGTTGATTGATGAAACCGCGCCTGATGCGATCATTCTTGCCACAGGGGCTGTGCCCTTTTTGCCAGACATTGAGAGTGATGGCGAAATGCAAATTCTGGGCGCCTGGGAGGTGTTGCGCCGTGAGGCTCGCGCCGGTGCGCGGGTGGTGATTGCCGATTGGCGTGCCGACTGGATCGGGATGGGTCTGGCCGAGATGCTGGCGGCCGACGGGTCGAATGTACGTCTGGCGGTCAATGCGCCGATGGCAGGGGATACGATTCCCTATTACGTTCGCGATACGATGCTGGGCAACCTGCACCGGCTGGGTGTCGAGGTGATCCCCTATGCGCGACTTTTTGGCACACAGGATGATACGGTGTTTTTGCAGCACACCGCCTCGCAAGAGCCGATTATTCTGGAGGGGGTGGACAGTCTGGTGCTGAGCCTTGGCCACCGTCCGCAAGACGATCTGCAAGACTGCATCCGTGTGCGCGGGATAGAGTTGCACCAGATCGGTGACGCCATGTCCCCGCGCACTGCCGAGGAAGCAGTTTATGAGGGCATGATAGCAGGGACCAGCGTTTGA
- a CDS encoding NAD(P)/FAD-dependent oxidoreductase, with protein MKTTPFWWEDAAPQHAERVIDRDHCGVLVVGAGYTGLSAAITLAEAGVDAFVIDAQRVGEGASSRNGGQIGNTPKFDLATAKRRFGDKRGAEVIEDYRQSMPFMLARAKSLGEDVDLNLNGSVIGAHCRADLADMRAARAALPLDAQAKLEILEEHEVPRAIKTDTYRGAVIKNGQGSLHPAKYVRALANRARALGVRIFTGCRYLGAQRVPAGFQVQVTGEQGPVVLRADQVLIAVNGYAGPEQPWLRKRAIPVQSYIIATQSLPLAQMEELLPMNRAASDSKRVLCYYRRSPDGTRMLFGGRARFRTTSEARSAIGLRGYMEQIFPSLKGVEITHSWLGNVCFASDFTSHVGRMPDGLHYASCYNGSGVSMATYMGHRVAELMLAREGADRGVVNAPFPKVPFYNGKPWFLPAVGGLYRLQDKLARWRDGA; from the coding sequence ATGAAAACGACGCCCTTCTGGTGGGAAGACGCCGCGCCGCAACACGCCGAGCGCGTGATTGACCGCGATCATTGCGGGGTGTTGGTCGTCGGGGCAGGCTATACCGGCCTGTCCGCGGCGATCACCTTGGCCGAGGCTGGTGTCGATGCTTTCGTGATTGATGCCCAGCGGGTTGGCGAGGGGGCAAGCTCTCGCAATGGTGGGCAGATCGGGAATACGCCCAAGTTTGATCTGGCCACGGCCAAGCGCAGGTTCGGCGACAAGCGCGGTGCCGAGGTGATAGAGGATTACCGCCAATCGATGCCCTTCATGCTGGCCCGCGCAAAGTCGCTGGGCGAAGATGTGGATCTTAACCTCAACGGTTCTGTTATTGGCGCGCATTGCCGCGCCGACCTTGCGGATATGCGCGCGGCCCGTGCGGCTTTGCCGCTTGATGCGCAGGCAAAGCTGGAGATACTGGAAGAGCATGAGGTCCCACGCGCTATCAAGACCGATACCTACCGCGGGGCGGTGATCAAAAACGGGCAAGGCTCGCTCCATCCGGCGAAATATGTGCGGGCTTTGGCCAATCGGGCGCGCGCGCTTGGGGTGCGTATCTTTACCGGCTGCCGCTATTTGGGGGCGCAGCGCGTGCCTGCGGGGTTTCAGGTGCAGGTGACGGGCGAACAAGGCCCCGTTGTGCTGCGGGCCGATCAGGTCTTGATCGCCGTCAACGGCTATGCCGGGCCAGAGCAGCCGTGGCTGCGCAAACGTGCGATCCCTGTTCAAAGCTATATCATCGCGACCCAAAGCCTGCCTCTGGCGCAGATGGAAGAGCTGTTGCCCATGAACCGCGCGGCGAGTGATAGCAAAAGGGTGCTGTGCTATTACCGTCGGTCGCCGGATGGGACACGGATGTTGTTTGGCGGCCGCGCGCGGTTTCGCACCACCAGCGAGGCCCGATCCGCGATCGGCTTGCGCGGCTATATGGAGCAAATCTTTCCCAGCCTCAAAGGGGTTGAGATCACGCACTCCTGGCTTGGCAATGTGTGCTTTGCCTCGGATTTCACCAGCCATGTCGGCAGGATGCCGGACGGGCTGCATTATGCGTCATGCTATAACGGCAGCGGTGTGTCGATGGCCACCTATATGGGCCACCGCGTTGCCGAATTGATGCTGGCGCGCGAGGGGGCGGATCGCGGTGTGGTCAACGCGCCTTTCCCCAAGGTGCCGTTTTACAATGGCAAGCCGTGGTTCTTGCCTGCGGTCGGCGGCTTGTACCGGCTTCAAGACAAATTGGCCCGTTGGCGCGACGGCGCCTAA
- a CDS encoding ABC transporter ATP-binding protein — protein MSSLEIKNIDKFYGATQALFDVSLNIEMGEFVTLLGPSGSGKTTLLKILAGFEPVSSGTILMNGRDISLLSPEKRNFGLVFQGYALFPHMTVHDNIAYPLKVRRVAKDEINERVTAILDLVQLGKFAGRYPAELSGGQQQRVALARALVFKPDLLLLDEPMSALDKKLRVDLQEELRDIHRTLGTTFINVTHDQEEAMHMSDRIAVMNHGRIAQFDTAFNLYRRPDTRFVADFVGKSNILSGEVAQEGDTAMFRANGVAVPLAEAPTMLDAELMIRPEDSTVEVEAVNDGRIYLPGKVLSSTYSGDRALYSLAMDMGENFIVYGSARAGIHADGAQVQMAFAPGDCTLLRKSNG, from the coding sequence ATGTCCTCTTTGGAAATCAAAAATATCGACAAGTTCTACGGTGCGACGCAAGCGCTTTTTGATGTCTCGCTGAATATCGAGATGGGGGAGTTTGTGACCCTGCTTGGCCCTTCGGGGTCGGGCAAAACCACCTTGCTGAAAATCCTTGCGGGGTTTGAGCCGGTCAGCAGCGGCACGATCTTGATGAACGGGCGCGACATCAGCCTGCTCTCGCCGGAAAAGCGCAATTTCGGGCTGGTGTTCCAAGGCTATGCGCTGTTTCCGCATATGACGGTGCATGATAATATCGCCTATCCGCTGAAGGTGCGGCGCGTCGCCAAGGATGAGATTAACGAGCGGGTGACAGCCATTCTGGATCTGGTCCAGCTTGGCAAATTCGCCGGTCGCTATCCGGCAGAGCTGTCTGGCGGCCAGCAGCAGCGCGTGGCGCTGGCGCGTGCTTTGGTGTTCAAACCCGACCTTTTGCTGTTGGATGAGCCGATGTCGGCGCTGGACAAGAAGCTGCGCGTTGATCTGCAAGAGGAGCTGCGCGATATTCACCGCACGCTTGGCACCACTTTCATCAACGTCACCCACGACCAAGAAGAAGCGATGCATATGTCCGATCGCATCGCGGTGATGAACCACGGCCGGATCGCGCAGTTTGATACCGCCTTCAACCTTTACCGCCGCCCTGATACCCGCTTTGTAGCTGATTTCGTTGGAAAATCAAACATCCTCAGTGGCGAGGTTGCGCAAGAAGGCGATACGGCCATGTTCCGGGCCAATGGCGTCGCTGTGCCACTTGCAGAGGCGCCGACGATGCTGGATGCCGAACTGATGATCCGCCCCGAGGATAGTACGGTAGAGGTGGAAGCCGTAAACGATGGCCGTATCTATCTGCCGGGCAAGGTTCTCAGCTCCACCTATTCGGGTGATCGTGCGCTTTATTCGCTCGCGATGGATATGGGCGAGAACTTCATCGTTTACGGATCGGCCCGCGCGGGCATCCATGCGGATGGCGCGCAGGTTCAGATGGCTTTTGCGCCCGGGGATTGCACGTTGCTGCGCAAATCCAACGGCTAG
- a CDS encoding ABC transporter permease, which produces MSRAIYWVSLVLSMLFLALPLLLVLPLAFNESSFLTYPMEGFTFDWFKVAFTQPPWMPAFFNSLKVAFGASVVAVVIGGLAAMGTMLSGRFGQIVLSGLFISPIVIPSVVLGVAFTYAFGRAGFGGGYVSLVLAHAILGAPLVFLSVMTSLKGLDPELERAAASMGASRAYRFRTVTLPLAAPGFMTGALFAFVTSFDEVVVALFLAAPQSTTLPIALFSGLRDRLEPTIIAVALMLSLLSLMFLLVLNWLQQRSRYKTRGK; this is translated from the coding sequence ATGTCACGCGCAATCTATTGGGTAAGCCTTGTCCTAAGCATGCTGTTCCTTGCGCTACCGTTGCTGTTGGTACTGCCGCTGGCCTTCAACGAAAGCTCTTTCCTGACCTATCCGATGGAGGGGTTTACCTTTGATTGGTTCAAGGTCGCCTTTACCCAGCCGCCGTGGATGCCTGCCTTCTTCAACAGTTTGAAGGTTGCCTTTGGTGCATCTGTTGTTGCGGTGGTGATCGGCGGGCTGGCGGCGATGGGGACCATGCTTTCGGGCCGCTTTGGGCAGATTGTCCTGTCGGGGCTGTTCATCTCGCCGATTGTTATCCCTTCGGTGGTTTTAGGCGTGGCCTTTACCTATGCCTTCGGGCGCGCGGGCTTTGGCGGTGGTTATGTGTCGCTGGTGCTGGCGCATGCGATCCTAGGTGCGCCGCTGGTGTTCTTGTCGGTGATGACATCGCTCAAGGGGCTGGACCCGGAATTGGAGCGCGCGGCGGCCTCGATGGGGGCATCGCGCGCTTATCGGTTTCGGACCGTAACCTTGCCGCTGGCGGCGCCGGGCTTCATGACAGGCGCGCTTTTCGCCTTTGTCACCTCATTTGATGAGGTGGTGGTCGCGCTGTTTCTGGCGGCCCCGCAATCGACGACGCTGCCGATCGCGCTGTTCTCCGGTCTTCGTGACCGGTTGGAACCGACGATCATCGCCGTCGCCCTGATGCTCTCCTTGCTTTCGTTGATGTTCTTGCTGGTGCTGAACTGGCTGCAACAACGTTCGCGCTACAAAACGCGTGGGAAATAA
- a CDS encoding ABC transporter permease, with the protein MRNANGNRLATVMLLIMPLIIYLMFYLYPLLTVGSQSVDNSTLYDQFQTLSEVVEDGSPDERAAALVADLIAADRRDLAEAARNLNQERSGFRSLLIKSGKKAEELPPTMEGLTAFDKRWGQQVYWDILARNIAPITWRHFQKASGFKPDGDGGFVQAEGDDIYLRIMVRTIVIATQVTLLTLLIGYPLAYAAANGKPRLATIVFMVVLLSFWTSILVRTSAWVVLLQTHGLLNNLLIWLRIISEPLQLIFNRFGTVVAMTHVLLPFAILPIFNVMKTIPISQSDASRSLGAGGIETFLRVYFPQTLRGVAVGGGTVFILALGFYITPALTGGPSDQMLSYYIADFVKKSLNWGMASVLSVMLFGCVVLILGLGSGAWLLFKSRKGGR; encoded by the coding sequence ATGCGAAACGCAAATGGCAACCGTTTGGCAACAGTCATGTTGCTTATCATGCCGCTGATCATTTATTTGATGTTCTACCTTTACCCGCTGCTGACAGTGGGAAGCCAAAGCGTGGACAACAGTACGCTTTACGATCAATTTCAAACTCTTTCAGAGGTGGTCGAGGACGGCAGCCCTGATGAGCGTGCCGCCGCCCTTGTTGCCGATCTGATCGCCGCCGACCGCCGCGATCTGGCCGAGGCCGCGCGCAACCTGAACCAGGAACGCAGCGGATTTCGATCCCTGTTGATCAAATCCGGTAAAAAGGCCGAGGAACTTCCGCCAACGATGGAGGGGTTGACCGCTTTTGACAAGCGGTGGGGGCAGCAGGTCTATTGGGACATTCTGGCCCGCAACATCGCACCGATCACTTGGAGGCATTTCCAAAAAGCTTCTGGTTTCAAGCCGGATGGCGACGGCGGTTTTGTTCAGGCCGAGGGCGATGACATCTATTTGCGCATCATGGTGCGGACCATCGTTATTGCGACGCAGGTGACGCTGTTGACGTTGCTGATCGGCTATCCGCTGGCCTATGCTGCGGCCAATGGCAAGCCGCGGCTTGCGACGATTGTTTTCATGGTCGTTTTGCTTAGCTTCTGGACCTCGATCTTGGTGCGGACATCGGCTTGGGTTGTATTGTTGCAGACCCATGGCTTGCTCAATAACCTGCTGATATGGCTGCGCATTATATCTGAACCGCTGCAGCTTATCTTCAACCGTTTCGGCACTGTGGTTGCGATGACGCATGTTTTGCTGCCCTTTGCCATTCTGCCGATTTTCAACGTGATGAAGACCATCCCGATATCCCAAAGCGACGCCTCGCGCAGCCTTGGGGCCGGCGGGATAGAAACCTTTTTGCGGGTCTATTTCCCGCAAACCCTGCGCGGCGTTGCGGTCGGTGGGGGCACTGTGTTTATCCTTGCCCTTGGCTTTTACATCACACCGGCGCTGACTGGCGGGCCGAGCGACCAGATGCTGTCCTATTACATCGCGGATTTCGTGAAGAAATCGCTGAATTGGGGCATGGCTTCGGTGCTCTCGGTGATGCTCTTTGGCTGTGTAGTGCTGATTTTGGGCCTTGGGTCCGGGGCTTGGCTCTTGTTCAAATCCCGCAAAGGAGGGCGTTGA
- a CDS encoding ABC transporter substrate-binding protein, with product MKHVVKALAVSGLAVCAAQGAQARDLTIAGWGGNYQDAQRESYYTPFAESKGMAFTETTYLGGLAEVKAMADTGNVTWDLVTVEGADLQLGCDEGLFEVISWDDIPTQDELNPNAINECGAGNVVIGNGYAYNSETFPDAPQDWADFFDTEKFPGKRAVRNLPKWNLEYALLADGVAVDDVYDVLSTSEGVDRAFAKLDMIKDDVQFWDAGSQPVEWLAAGNVVLSTAYNGRIITAKNEGQPLEFVWKNHIYSIDSWAIPTGAEHKDVAMEFIAFVSEAAPQAKFSELMPYGPTNMKTAEMLAEDIVKDLPTGKNTEDALFFSDAFWIDHSDALTERWNNWATQ from the coding sequence ATGAAACATGTCGTTAAAGCGCTTGCGGTCTCTGGGCTTGCTGTTTGTGCAGCACAGGGTGCACAGGCGCGCGATCTTACGATTGCCGGCTGGGGTGGGAATTATCAGGACGCCCAACGCGAATCCTATTACACGCCATTTGCCGAATCGAAGGGCATGGCCTTTACGGAAACAACCTATCTTGGCGGTCTTGCTGAGGTGAAAGCGATGGCTGACACCGGCAATGTGACATGGGATCTGGTGACGGTGGAAGGTGCCGACCTTCAGCTTGGCTGTGACGAAGGCTTGTTCGAGGTGATTTCGTGGGATGATATCCCCACGCAGGACGAGCTGAACCCCAATGCGATCAACGAATGCGGTGCGGGCAATGTGGTGATCGGCAACGGTTATGCTTATAACTCTGAAACTTTTCCGGACGCGCCCCAAGATTGGGCTGATTTCTTTGACACCGAAAAATTCCCGGGCAAGCGTGCGGTTCGCAACCTGCCCAAGTGGAATCTGGAATATGCGCTTCTTGCTGATGGCGTTGCCGTGGATGACGTTTATGATGTCCTGTCCACATCCGAAGGCGTCGACCGTGCCTTTGCCAAGCTTGATATGATCAAGGATGATGTGCAGTTCTGGGATGCCGGTTCGCAGCCGGTCGAATGGCTTGCGGCGGGCAATGTTGTCCTAAGCACCGCCTATAACGGCCGCATCATTACCGCCAAGAATGAAGGCCAGCCGCTGGAATTCGTGTGGAAGAACCACATCTACAGCATTGATTCCTGGGCCATTCCAACAGGCGCAGAGCATAAGGATGTGGCGATGGAATTTATCGCCTTTGTAAGCGAAGCGGCACCGCAGGCAAAATTCTCGGAGTTGATGCCCTACGGTCCGACAAACATGAAGACCGCTGAGATGTTGGCGGAGGATATCGTGAAAGACCTGCCAACTGGCAAGAACACCGAAGATGCGCTGTTCTTTTCCGATGCTTTCTGGATTGACCATTCCGATGCGCTGACCGAGCGCTGGAACAACTGGGCGACGCAGTAA